The genomic stretch CGGTACCGGGTTGGTGCTGCCGGTGCGCGAGCTGGCGGCCCTGGCGCAATCGGCCGGTGCCGAGGTGATCGTCGACGCGGCCCATTCCTGGGGGCAACTGGACTTCGACGCGTCCAGCCTCGGCGTGCCGTACGCCGCGTTCAACCTGCACAAATGGATAGGCGCGCCGCTGGGCTGCGGTTGCTTGTACATCCGCCGCGACAGCCTCGCGGCCATCGATCCTTACTTCGGCGACCGCGACTTTCCCGACACCGACATCCGCTCGCGCATCCACACCGGCTCGCCGAGCTTCGCCGCGTGGCTGACGATTCCCGCCGCGCTGCAATTGCACCGGCGCATCAGCGCACGGGCCAAAGAGGCACGGCTGCGCGCGCTGCGCAACCACTGGGTAGAGCAGGTGCGCGACTGGCCGGGGCTAGAGATCCTGACGCCCAACGATCCACGCATGGTGGGCGGCATCACGTCGTTTCGACTGCGCGGTCGCGGCAGTCCGGCCGAGGCCGACGCAGTGGTGGCCGCCTTGCGGGACCGGCACGGCGTGCTCACGGTGCGGCGTGCCGGGCCGGTGCGCGGCGACGTGGTGCGGGTGACGCCGGCCATCTACACGAGGCGGGAAGACCTGGACCGTCTCGTCGAAGGCCTGCGGGAACTGTGTCGCTGAACAGCGCGCCAGGCGGTCCCGGGCAGGCCGGCGTCGGCAGCCGGTGCGGCACTGACGGGGGGATGCGTCGCCAGGTGGCGCGCAAGCCGTGTGAGAAATGGATCGGCCCGCATGACGCGCAAGGCGTCGAGACGGGCCGACAGGTGCTGCCGCGGCAGCTCAGAACGTGGCGATCAGGCGCGCCTTCTTCATCACTTCAGGGGCGACGTCTTCGACCGCGACGATGGTCATCGACGCCGGCGCGGCGCTGGTCTTGGCCGACGACGGCTC from Caldimonas brevitalea encodes the following:
- a CDS encoding aminotransferase class V-fold PLP-dependent enzyme, which gives rise to MHDLDHRLPSFEAALAQLPPAPVHGAESDEPFWDAVSDLYKTSTALTNLENGYWGVMAEPVKEMLGYWIDRVNFENTLWLRERWPEVLERLRHTVAKALGCEPGEIVLTRGATEAMLALIGGYNRLQPGDTVLYSDLDYPAMRSAMEWLRQRRGVVPVSLAMPEPATRQSVLDAYAEALRQHPNTRLVLLTHLTHGTGLVLPVRELAALAQSAGAEVIVDAAHSWGQLDFDASSLGVPYAAFNLHKWIGAPLGCGCLYIRRDSLAAIDPYFGDRDFPDTDIRSRIHTGSPSFAAWLTIPAALQLHRRISARAKEARLRALRNHWVEQVRDWPGLEILTPNDPRMVGGITSFRLRGRGSPAEADAVVAALRDRHGVLTVRRAGPVRGDVVRVTPAIYTRREDLDRLVEGLRELCR